AAATCGGTGGAAGCAGATAGGTGTCTGACATTTTATTTGACAATTGATAACATTTTCAAAGAATCTTATGTAAGCATTGACAATTCAAATAACCAATAAAAAGATATACTACTACCCAAACAACATTTGAAGAAACGTAGGAGTAGTTTTCAAGTGTATTCGAGTgatccaagaaaaaaataaaacctatTCTATTAAGTATACAAGTGATCCAAGAAATAATTAGTAGCTTTATTTTACACTCCTATCAACGAGTGATCCAAGACATTCCAGTTCATCTACCACTCATCAAATTCCGTAGATGTTATTGATGTTATCGATACCAAACTCATTATCTACAAGTTTTTTTCCCATTGTTTCTCTCATCTGTTCATACTATTTGACACTATAATCATTCACTGCAATTTTATATCTTCAAAGATGTTTCAACAGAAAGACTACATTGTGGTTTCTTCAAAtggattttttttacataatgcTTTAGCCGCTGCGATATGTCTCCTTAGCTTCTTTTAGTTGCTTATTGATTGGTACTATTACAGTTGGATCCACTGAGACACACCACTACATAGCTTTCGCAGCACAACAAGTACACACAAAAAGTTGATCAAGATATCATTATTTAATCAATGGTTTCAAAAAGTGGGTGGCTATTGTTTATTGAGGTCTACTAGTTTGTGAATTAGGTAAAATATTAGTTGGTTGTTGTTGCTTATTGATTTTTGGCTCCTTTTTCACATGTTTAATAGTATTTTCAAGAAGTTCTACAAACTTGTAACGAAATGTAGAAAACAACACAGTCAGAATGCAGCATAAAcctctctgatttttttttttacttgtcaGCAAGCTGTAAACATCTTTGATTTTTGAGACTCACGTGGGTAATAGTATGTACAAATAAAAGACTTTCTTCCTAGTTACAATGTTGTTGTAGTACCGTTCCTCTCTTGATGATCCTCTTCTTTGACACCAGCCAATAACCCTAACTCAACATGCTGATCCTTAATCCTGCTTATAACCCTTGACATATCCTCTCCATCCATAACACCACCAAACGATGATGACATTGTGTCTTGTCTCCTTCCACCTCTAGACCGACCTTGTTTGATCTTTAGTATGAACTGTGTGACTTCTCCAATAGATGGTCTTTTTCTTGGTGTCTTGTGCACACACCTGTTTGCAATCTTGGCCAGTAACCTCACTTCTTCAATGTTTGCGTTTCCCTCTAGCTTCTGATCAACTATCTCGTCTATACCATCTGGACTCATCGAAGCCTATCAGGATAAAACAGAATCAGTCAGTCACTGGATCATATCAGCTTACTTTTCTTTAACAACTTACCAGGTTGATGTATTCCATCAGATTCTGTTGAGGATGGATTGCAGTGATCAGCTCAAGGATGATGACTCCAAAACTGTAAATGTCGCTCTTTAAAGTGTACTTGTTAGTCGAAATGTACGTTGGATCCATGTATCCGTGAGTGCCTTTCAATCCAGAGTTCATTCTATCGAAAACCATCTCTTTAGACAACCCAAAATCCGCAACCTACCACAAGAAAAAGACCAATCAAACAGTGTTGAGTAAACCATATTCAAGATTTGCTCTCTTACCTTAGCTCTCATGGAGTGATCTAACAATATGTTTGCAGACTTAAGATCACGGTGGATAACAGGCGGCACGGCCCCTTCGTGAAGATACTCAATGCCGTGGGAGATGTCAAGAGCGATCTGAAGCCTCTCTTCCCATCTCAAGACTTGTGTTGTTTCTTCACCTCCACTGCCGTACAAAAGATTCTCCAAACTTCCATTACTCATGAACTCATAGATCAACATCCTGTGGCTTTTATCCACACAGTAACCCACCAAGTTCACGAGGTTCCTGTGGTGCAGCCTCCCAAGCAAAGACACCTCGGTTTGAAACTCTCTATCACCTTGGCTTGAGTTAGAGGCGTGAACCTTCGCTGCAGCTAAACCTCCGTTAGGCATAACGGCCTTGTACACAGGACCGAAAGATCCTTGTCCAAGAATGGTTGTGAAGTTTTGAGTTGCCTTCTGAATATCCCTAAACAACTTCAGATCATAAGTCACCACTACAACCTTATAACATGTTTATACAAAGTCAAATAGAAGACTCACTTGTAGTGATATTTAGGTATGCCGGAGGCAGAAACAGTGAGATCTTTGGTATGGTTGTTGTTCCACCATGGCTGATGTTGAGTTGGTGATGCTGCATTCTCAGGTGGCTGTGAAGAAGCTGTGTTTGAGCTATCGTCAGGGGTTAGTACTACGGCTCTTTTAGCTTTGTGGACGGGTAGAGTTGGGATGTTCTGTTCGTTAGCGCATCGTCTCAGGTGAGAGCGGCCGTTGTACCATTTAATGACGAAGAATAGAAGAAGAGCGAGTAAGAGACCAAGTGCGAGACCAACCGAGATGCCAATCACTACCAAATCACTCCTATTCACCATTTTGATATCATTTCTCAAAGAGTCCAAAGAAGGATAACATTTTTTTCCCTGCATCAAGAAGAATGACCGTTACATTTAACTCTCAAGATAATCATCATCTAGACAATTGTATATGAACGAACTCTAAGTTTGGTAAAGACTAACAAACTACTCGGTGTGATCTCATAACACTAGACAAGAACTTCAACAAAATCTTCTTTTTATATCAAAGAGCATAGGAAAATCACTAGATTGGCATCAATTAACTAATTCCAAAAGTGGAAATAAGCATCAAAGGTTCAATCTTTCTTCAAAATGTCACTGTTCAATAACAAAATTGGATATAGAGAGATCAAAGATCCAACCTTTTTTCTTTACTTAACGAAACCCTATAGTTAACAAGCAACCTTAGTGGCAGCTAATCACAGATTCAAAGGCAAAGATCACAACTTTTCTCTAAACACTAGTGAGTTCGAATGTTTATATATTCCTACCAACCAATCAAACATCAGAATCGAAATGGGTTCC
Above is a window of Brassica napus cultivar Da-Ae chromosome A10, Da-Ae, whole genome shotgun sequence DNA encoding:
- the LOC106372173 gene encoding calcium/calmodulin-regulated receptor-like kinase 2; amino-acid sequence: MVNRSDLVVIGISVGLALGLLLALLLFFVIKWYNGRSHLRRCANEQNIPTLPVHKAKRAVVLTPDDSSNTASSQPPENAASPTQHQPWWNNNHTKDLTVSASGIPKYHYKDIQKATQNFTTILGQGSFGPVYKAVMPNGGLAAAKVHASNSSQGDREFQTEVSLLGRLHHRNLVNLVGYCVDKSHRMLIYEFMSNGSLENLLYGSGGEETTQVLRWEERLQIALDISHGIEYLHEGAVPPVIHRDLKSANILLDHSMRAKVADFGLSKEMVFDRMNSGLKGTHGYMDPTYISTNKYTLKSDIYSFGVIILELITAIHPQQNLMEYINLASMSPDGIDEIVDQKLEGNANIEEVRLLAKIANRCVHKTPRKRPSIGEVTQFILKIKQGRSRGGRRQDTMSSSFGGVMDGEDMSRVISRIKDQHVELGLLAGVKEEDHQERNGTTTTL